A region from the Corallococcus caeni genome encodes:
- the aroC gene encoding chorismate synthase, which translates to MNTFGTLFRLTTFGESHGPALGSVIDGCPAGVPLTREMIQAALDRRRPGQSALVTPRNEPDTVEILSGVFQDKTLGTPIAAIVRNANQRSQDYNQLASVDRPGHADAVWRERYKHRDHRGGGRTSGRETLCRVIGGAVAEAYLARDLPSISTVAYVSQVGELVSSVPAPGLTRAMVDAHPTRCPDEAVREEMSRQILAAKEAGDSLGGSIDVRVEGLPVGLGEPIFGKLKALIAQALGSIGAVTGVVWGPPDLIQRLGQPGTKFHAVKDAYGGIQGGLANGEPMQVRAFFKPPATLADHAKGGRHDPCIMPRAVPVLEAMVSLVIADLVQQLNARPHSA; encoded by the coding sequence ATGAATACCTTTGGCACCCTCTTCCGGCTGACGACCTTCGGCGAAAGCCACGGCCCGGCGCTGGGCTCCGTCATCGACGGCTGCCCCGCGGGCGTCCCGCTCACGCGCGAGATGATCCAGGCGGCCCTGGACCGCCGGCGTCCCGGACAGTCCGCCCTGGTGACTCCGCGCAACGAGCCCGACACCGTCGAGATCCTCTCCGGCGTCTTCCAGGACAAGACGCTGGGCACGCCCATCGCGGCCATCGTGCGCAACGCGAACCAGCGCTCGCAGGACTACAACCAGCTGGCCAGCGTGGACCGGCCGGGTCACGCGGACGCCGTCTGGCGCGAGCGCTACAAGCACCGCGACCACCGGGGCGGCGGCCGCACCAGCGGACGTGAAACGCTCTGCCGAGTCATCGGCGGCGCCGTCGCGGAGGCGTACCTCGCGCGCGACCTGCCGTCGATCAGCACCGTGGCCTACGTCTCCCAGGTGGGGGAGCTGGTCTCCTCCGTTCCGGCACCGGGCCTCACCCGGGCCATGGTGGACGCCCACCCTACCCGCTGCCCGGACGAAGCCGTCCGTGAAGAGATGTCCCGTCAGATCCTCGCCGCGAAGGAGGCCGGGGACAGCCTGGGCGGCTCCATCGACGTGCGCGTGGAGGGCCTGCCCGTCGGCCTGGGCGAGCCCATCTTCGGCAAGCTGAAGGCGCTCATCGCGCAGGCGCTCGGCAGCATCGGCGCCGTGACCGGTGTCGTGTGGGGTCCGCCGGATCTGATCCAGCGCCTGGGACAGCCCGGAACGAAGTTCCACGCCGTGAAGGACGCGTACGGCGGCATCCAGGGTGGGCTCGCCAACGGTGAGCCCATGCAGGTGCGCGCCTTCTTCAAGCCCCCCGCGACGCTCGCGGATCACGCCAAGGGCGGCCGTCACGACCCGTGCATCATGCCCCGCGCCGTCCCGGTGCTGGAGGCCATGGTGTCGCTCGTCATCGCCGACCTCGTCCAGCAACTCAACGCCCGCCCCCACTCCGCATGA
- a CDS encoding 3-dehydroquinate synthase, with translation MSPLPPGSYRPPADRWGSFTKLAARLPEGSVAVVDRTVARFHPTLLPTLEARKPRAIIQLVGGERAKSLISLQKVLAGGINLPRSGTLVAVGGGTVGDVATVAAHLLKRGVRLVQVPTTLLAAVDSSLGGKGAVDLVVRGRVVKNPAGVFHYADETWLCPELYATLSDAQVREGSIEAWKMVASLDASLFKRYVRTPPSLEKLVKDARGLKEGVCAKDPYEHQGLRRVLNFGHTFGHVLESLSRFKLSHGDAVGLGILWALDVGRHLGITPEPVAHEVERALARGPGVLGRDRAAELAHRASLKDVAALLDADKKAGAQGELRMVLLTAVGTAEVVDVMPKTWRALWPAWTRGARP, from the coding sequence ATGAGCCCGCTTCCTCCCGGTTCCTACCGTCCCCCGGCCGACCGCTGGGGTTCCTTCACGAAGCTCGCCGCCCGCCTGCCCGAGGGCAGCGTCGCCGTGGTGGACCGCACCGTCGCGCGCTTCCACCCTACGCTCCTCCCCACGCTGGAGGCCCGGAAGCCGCGCGCCATCATCCAGCTGGTCGGCGGTGAGCGCGCCAAGAGCCTCATCTCGCTGCAGAAGGTGCTCGCGGGCGGCATCAACCTGCCGCGCTCCGGCACGCTCGTCGCCGTGGGCGGTGGCACCGTGGGCGACGTGGCCACCGTGGCCGCGCACCTGCTCAAGCGCGGCGTGCGGCTGGTGCAGGTGCCCACCACGCTGCTCGCGGCGGTGGACAGCAGCCTGGGCGGCAAGGGCGCGGTGGACCTCGTCGTGCGCGGTCGCGTGGTGAAGAACCCCGCCGGCGTCTTCCACTACGCGGATGAGACGTGGCTGTGCCCGGAGCTGTACGCCACGCTGTCCGACGCGCAGGTGCGCGAGGGCTCCATCGAGGCGTGGAAGATGGTCGCGTCGCTGGATGCGTCCCTCTTCAAGCGCTACGTGCGCACGCCGCCGTCGCTGGAGAAGCTGGTGAAGGACGCGCGCGGCCTGAAGGAAGGCGTCTGCGCGAAGGACCCCTACGAGCACCAGGGCCTGCGCCGCGTGCTCAACTTCGGCCACACCTTCGGCCACGTGCTGGAGAGCCTGTCGCGCTTCAAGCTGTCGCACGGCGACGCGGTGGGCCTGGGCATCCTCTGGGCCCTGGACGTGGGCCGGCACCTGGGCATCACGCCGGAGCCGGTGGCGCACGAGGTGGAGCGCGCGCTGGCGCGAGGCCCGGGCGTGCTGGGCCGCGACCGCGCCGCGGAGCTGGCCCACCGCGCGTCGTTGAAGGACGTGGCCGCGCTCCTTGACGCCGACAAGAAGGCCGGCGCCCAGGGCGAGCTGCGCATGGTGCTGCTCACCGCCGTGGGCACCGCCGAAGTCGTGGATGTGATGCCAAAGACGTGGCGGGCCCTGTGGCCCGCCTGGACCCGTGGAGCCCGCCCTTGA
- a CDS encoding AMP-dependent synthetase/ligase: protein MDLPKTMLHALHDQAARLEHRPALWSHQGGAYVPTSWFDYAQRVKRFALGLHALGFREGDPLGILSFNREAWHVADLGAMALGGVPVGLYTTSSVEQLVYILGHCEARFLLVENAKHLATGLEVQRRLPALKHLIVVDAPTPLPDGVLRYADVLASGAKQDEDPYWDSVHALHPDALGTLIYTSGTTGQPKGVALSHRNLAWTSKQLGDTLGLRDMEDERLLSYLPLSHVAEQIVSLHSPLLLGTQVYFADSLDALGRNLTEVRPTLFFAVPRVWEKFKTKAEEGLAAQPPLKRRLVEWARATALERNTRVLSQERVPSFMEAKFELARRLVFHPLKTRIGLEKAKLFATSAAPIGRDVLDFFASIDVVLLEVWGMTEVSGPATVSTSECARLGTVGRPMLGVEVRIAEDGEILVKGGNVCLGYHRNPEATQELLADGWLHTGDVGQLDAEGFLRITGRKKEIIVTSGGKKTSPANIEELLKALSPVGHALVVGDRRNYLVALLTLEPDRVRKLAREQGWPEDVATLVNDPRLQQHLHEAIERDVNPKLSRFEGIKRFRVLPGEFSIDGGELTPSMKMRRKVVEQRYADVIEALYREPAGAAAAHG from the coding sequence ATGGACCTGCCCAAGACGATGCTGCATGCGCTCCATGACCAGGCCGCGCGGCTGGAACACCGCCCGGCGCTCTGGTCCCACCAGGGAGGCGCCTACGTCCCCACCTCGTGGTTCGACTATGCCCAGCGCGTCAAGCGCTTCGCCCTGGGGCTGCACGCGCTGGGGTTCAGGGAAGGCGACCCGCTGGGCATCCTGAGCTTCAACCGCGAGGCGTGGCACGTCGCGGACCTGGGGGCCATGGCCCTGGGCGGCGTGCCGGTGGGCCTCTACACCACCAGCAGCGTGGAGCAGCTCGTCTACATCCTGGGCCACTGCGAGGCGCGCTTCCTCCTGGTGGAGAACGCGAAGCACCTGGCCACCGGGCTGGAGGTTCAGCGGCGCCTGCCCGCGCTCAAGCACCTCATCGTCGTGGACGCGCCCACGCCCCTGCCGGACGGCGTGCTGCGCTACGCGGACGTGCTGGCCTCCGGCGCGAAGCAGGATGAAGACCCCTACTGGGACAGCGTCCACGCGCTCCACCCGGACGCGCTGGGCACGCTCATCTACACGTCCGGCACCACTGGCCAGCCCAAGGGCGTGGCGTTGAGCCACCGCAACCTGGCCTGGACGTCGAAGCAGCTGGGCGACACCCTGGGCCTGCGGGACATGGAGGACGAGCGGCTGTTGTCGTACCTGCCGCTGTCGCACGTCGCGGAGCAGATCGTCTCCCTGCACAGCCCGCTGCTGCTGGGCACGCAGGTGTACTTCGCGGACTCGCTGGACGCCCTGGGCAGGAACCTCACGGAGGTGCGCCCCACGCTCTTCTTCGCGGTGCCTCGCGTCTGGGAGAAGTTCAAGACGAAGGCGGAGGAGGGGCTGGCCGCGCAGCCGCCCCTGAAGCGCCGGCTGGTGGAGTGGGCCCGCGCCACGGCCCTGGAGCGAAACACGCGCGTCCTGAGCCAGGAGCGCGTGCCGTCGTTCATGGAGGCCAAGTTCGAGCTGGCCCGGCGGCTGGTGTTCCATCCGTTGAAGACGCGCATCGGCCTGGAGAAGGCGAAGCTGTTCGCCACGTCCGCGGCGCCCATTGGCCGGGACGTGCTGGACTTCTTCGCCTCCATCGACGTCGTCCTCCTGGAGGTCTGGGGCATGACGGAGGTGTCCGGCCCCGCCACGGTGAGCACCTCCGAGTGCGCCCGCCTGGGCACGGTGGGCCGCCCCATGCTGGGCGTGGAGGTGCGCATCGCGGAGGACGGGGAGATCCTCGTGAAGGGCGGCAACGTGTGCCTGGGCTACCACCGCAACCCGGAGGCCACGCAGGAGCTGCTGGCGGACGGGTGGCTGCACACGGGCGACGTGGGGCAACTGGATGCCGAGGGCTTCCTGCGCATCACCGGGCGCAAGAAGGAGATCATCGTCACCTCCGGCGGCAAGAAGACGTCCCCCGCCAACATCGAGGAGCTGCTCAAGGCCCTCTCCCCCGTGGGGCACGCGCTGGTGGTGGGGGACCGGCGCAACTACCTGGTGGCGCTCTTGACGCTGGAGCCGGACCGGGTGCGGAAGCTGGCGCGGGAGCAGGGCTGGCCGGAGGACGTGGCCACGCTGGTGAACGACCCGCGGCTCCAGCAGCACCTGCACGAGGCCATCGAGCGGGACGTGAACCCGAAGCTGTCGCGCTTCGAGGGCATCAAGCGCTTCCGCGTGCTGCCGGGGGAGTTCTCCATCGACGGCGGCGAGCTCACGCCCAGCATGAAGATGCGCCGCAAGGTGGTGGAGCAGCGGTACGCGGACGTCATCGAGGCGCTCTACCGCGAGCCGGCCGGCGCCGCCGCCGCTCACGGGTAG
- a CDS encoding shikimate dehydrogenase yields MATRRIITLPPTLTGADAVAFAQDGLKRGADVIEVRTDLHAAGDIDPDALARVMPLLVSERGKPLPAPWIQAAWRVDRDVERAQDMDAPPGKLLASHHAEGPLTTAEALRRWSRPLPPDALVKHVEPMDGPAHLDVLLQTQAQLSQRFGAERVTVLGMGPVAIPARAVLSRSNGLEYVAMGGPWTAAPGQRLLDDVVREHRKAKDPRALRLGILGTSIAHSRSPRIHRQPFDRIDLAEAAPVEAVVDAMLPHYAGFAVTSPFKMRLAKHTGSSLEAINTLVRRGSRWESFNTDTEGARAVLERLGAKDVAVLGDGGSTQALRLVAAEQALALRVVRRAEIQTPLTGDWVWTWPDRVAPPENLRFQRARVAVIAYGAPGRRVAAEIVRRGGTPLLLGAAWFVAQARRQRQLWETAT; encoded by the coding sequence ATGGCCACCCGGCGAATCATCACCCTGCCCCCCACCCTCACCGGCGCGGACGCCGTGGCCTTCGCGCAAGACGGGCTCAAGCGGGGCGCGGACGTCATCGAGGTGCGGACCGACCTGCACGCGGCCGGTGACATCGACCCGGACGCCCTCGCCCGCGTGATGCCGCTGCTCGTCTCCGAGCGGGGCAAGCCGCTGCCCGCCCCGTGGATCCAGGCCGCGTGGCGCGTGGACCGCGACGTGGAGCGCGCGCAGGACATGGATGCGCCGCCGGGGAAGCTGCTCGCGTCGCACCACGCGGAAGGGCCGCTGACGACGGCGGAGGCGCTCAGGCGCTGGTCCCGTCCCCTTCCGCCGGACGCGCTGGTGAAGCACGTGGAGCCCATGGACGGGCCCGCGCACCTGGACGTGCTGCTTCAGACGCAGGCCCAGCTGTCCCAGCGCTTCGGCGCCGAGCGCGTCACCGTGCTGGGCATGGGGCCCGTCGCCATCCCCGCGCGCGCGGTGCTCTCGCGCAGCAATGGCCTGGAGTACGTGGCGATGGGCGGCCCGTGGACGGCCGCGCCGGGACAGCGCCTGCTGGACGACGTGGTGCGCGAGCACCGCAAGGCGAAGGATCCGCGCGCGCTCCGCCTGGGCATCCTGGGCACGTCCATCGCGCACTCGCGCTCGCCGCGGATCCACCGTCAGCCGTTCGACCGCATCGACCTGGCGGAGGCCGCGCCGGTGGAGGCGGTGGTGGACGCGATGCTGCCGCACTACGCGGGCTTCGCCGTGACGAGCCCGTTCAAGATGCGGCTCGCGAAGCACACGGGCTCGTCGCTGGAGGCCATCAACACGCTGGTGCGCCGGGGCTCGCGGTGGGAGTCCTTCAACACCGACACGGAGGGCGCGCGCGCGGTGCTGGAGCGGCTGGGCGCGAAGGACGTCGCGGTGCTGGGCGACGGCGGATCCACGCAGGCGTTGCGGCTGGTGGCCGCTGAACAGGCACTCGCCCTGCGGGTCGTGCGGCGGGCGGAGATTCAAACACCGCTGACAGGTGATTGGGTCTGGACGTGGCCAGACCGGGTCGCTCCGCCCGAAAACCTGAGATTCCAGCGGGCACGCGTGGCGGTGATCGCATACGGTGCGCCCGGCCGGCGCGTCGCCGCGGAGATCGTTCGCCGCGGGGGCACCCCACTCCTGCTCGGGGCGGCGTGGTTCGTCGCCCAGGCCCGGCGGCAGCGACAACTCTGGGAAACGGCGACATGA
- a CDS encoding citrate synthase translates to MPKDTLTVTDNRTGKTYEIPIENGCIRTPDLRQIKTGSDDFGLMGYDPAFLNTANCKSAITFIDGDKGILEYRGYPIEQLAEKSTFLEVAYLLLKGQLPTQAELDNFTHNVTHHTLVHENIKSYMDGFRYDAHPMSMLGSTVAALSGFYPDAKNIRDARSREIQITRLIAKMPTIAAFSYRHSMGLPYVYPDNDLSYVANFLAMIKRIGTTTYKVHPTLEKALDVLFILHADHEQNCSTTSVRTVGSSQVDPYSAVAAGVGALYGPLHGGANEAVLRMLREIGTKSAIPEFIKQVKGGEGEKKLMGFGHRVYKSYDPRAKVIKRVADEVFEVTGKNPLLEIALELERIALEDEYFVKRKLYPNVDFYSGLIYEAMGFQAEMFPVLFAIPRTVGWCAQWEEMVTDNEQKIARPRQVYTGSARRDYVAREKRTSAK, encoded by the coding sequence ATGCCCAAGGACACGCTGACCGTCACCGACAATCGGACCGGGAAGACGTACGAGATCCCGATCGAGAACGGCTGTATCCGCACCCCCGACCTGCGCCAGATCAAGACCGGCAGCGACGACTTCGGTCTGATGGGTTACGACCCCGCGTTCCTGAACACGGCGAACTGTAAGAGCGCCATCACGTTCATCGACGGTGACAAGGGCATCCTCGAGTACCGCGGCTACCCCATCGAGCAGCTCGCGGAGAAGTCCACCTTCCTGGAGGTGGCCTACCTGCTGCTGAAGGGCCAGCTGCCCACGCAGGCGGAGCTCGACAACTTCACGCACAACGTGACGCACCACACGCTGGTGCATGAGAACATCAAGTCCTACATGGACGGGTTCCGCTACGACGCGCACCCCATGTCCATGCTGGGCTCCACGGTGGCGGCGCTGTCCGGCTTCTACCCGGACGCGAAGAACATCCGCGACGCGCGCAGCCGTGAGATCCAGATCACGCGCCTCATCGCGAAGATGCCCACCATCGCCGCGTTCTCGTACCGGCACTCCATGGGCCTGCCGTACGTCTACCCGGACAACGACCTGTCCTACGTCGCCAACTTCCTGGCGATGATCAAGCGCATCGGCACCACGACGTACAAGGTGCACCCCACGCTGGAGAAGGCGCTCGACGTCCTCTTCATCCTGCACGCGGACCACGAGCAGAACTGCTCCACCACGTCCGTGCGCACGGTGGGCTCGTCGCAGGTGGACCCCTACTCCGCGGTCGCCGCGGGCGTGGGCGCGCTCTACGGCCCGCTGCACGGCGGCGCCAACGAGGCGGTGCTCCGCATGCTCCGTGAGATCGGCACGAAGTCCGCCATCCCGGAGTTCATCAAGCAGGTGAAGGGCGGCGAGGGCGAGAAGAAGCTGATGGGCTTCGGCCACCGCGTCTACAAGTCCTACGACCCGCGCGCCAAGGTCATCAAGCGCGTGGCGGACGAGGTCTTCGAGGTCACGGGCAAGAACCCGCTGCTGGAGATCGCGCTCGAACTGGAGCGCATCGCGCTCGAGGACGAGTACTTCGTGAAGCGCAAGCTGTACCCGAACGTCGACTTCTACTCGGGCCTCATCTACGAGGCGATGGGCTTCCAGGCGGAGATGTTCCCCGTCCTGTTCGCCATCCCCCGCACGGTGGGCTGGTGCGCGCAGTGGGAGGAGATGGTGACGGACAACGAGCAGAAGATCGCCCGTCCCCGTCAGGTCTACACGGGCTCCGCCCGCCGCGACTACGTGGCCCGCGAGAAGCGCACGAGCGCCAAGTAG
- a CDS encoding 3-phosphoshikimate 1-carboxyvinyltransferase produces MSHASPSRLTVDPSALSASPLTPPVSKSDAQRALVLGHLTGAWPLPSVQAESDEDLPADVRVLRRGVEALRLPPGPVRDVDCADGGAPFRILVTQAAVTPGARVRFTGTPRLGERPHGPLFTSLKQALGPAGLTLTEGTPWPVELHAPQDTAKLEPVFRVPGAQSSQYASSLLLGCAERFLREQRAWSVEIEGTLTSAGYMDLTVAWLRRFGFTVEQSPGRYSVTAYQAPESVPSLPGDWSSLGYLVLIAWRTGGTVERAEPQSAHPDQAILRLAAEVGLRMIPAGAPNTWRVQGEATGELRASGKECPDLLPTLAALACVLPRPTTLTDVGILRVKESDRLEGIRALVAAYGGTAELSAGADSETLRILPPRTKPARFAMDSRGDHRLAMSAATLCVLSGVPLELTGPECVEKSFPGFWRQLARSGVRYS; encoded by the coding sequence TTGAGCCACGCCTCGCCGAGCCGTCTCACCGTCGACCCGAGCGCCTTGAGCGCCTCACCGCTCACTCCGCCCGTTTCGAAGTCGGACGCCCAGCGAGCCCTGGTGTTGGGACACCTCACGGGCGCCTGGCCGCTGCCGTCGGTGCAGGCGGAGTCCGACGAGGACCTCCCCGCCGACGTGCGCGTGCTGCGCCGGGGCGTGGAGGCCCTGCGCCTTCCGCCCGGCCCCGTGCGCGACGTGGACTGCGCGGACGGCGGCGCCCCGTTTCGCATCCTCGTGACCCAGGCCGCGGTGACTCCTGGCGCGCGCGTGCGCTTCACCGGCACGCCCCGCCTGGGCGAGCGCCCGCACGGCCCGCTCTTCACGTCGCTGAAGCAGGCCCTGGGCCCCGCGGGCCTGACGCTCACCGAGGGCACCCCGTGGCCGGTGGAGCTGCACGCGCCCCAGGACACGGCGAAGCTTGAGCCGGTGTTCCGCGTGCCGGGCGCGCAGAGCAGCCAGTACGCCTCCAGCCTGCTCCTGGGCTGCGCGGAGCGCTTCCTGCGGGAGCAGCGCGCGTGGAGCGTGGAGATCGAAGGCACGCTCACCAGCGCCGGCTACATGGACCTCACGGTGGCGTGGCTGCGCCGCTTCGGCTTCACCGTGGAGCAGTCCCCGGGTCGCTATTCCGTCACGGCCTATCAGGCGCCTGAATCCGTCCCATCACTGCCGGGCGACTGGTCGTCGTTGGGCTACCTGGTGCTGATCGCCTGGCGCACGGGTGGCACGGTGGAGCGCGCGGAGCCCCAGAGCGCCCACCCGGACCAGGCGATCCTCCGGCTGGCCGCTGAAGTGGGCCTGAGGATGATCCCCGCGGGTGCGCCCAACACGTGGCGCGTCCAGGGTGAAGCCACGGGCGAGCTGCGCGCCTCCGGCAAGGAGTGCCCGGACCTGCTGCCCACGCTGGCGGCGCTCGCGTGCGTGCTGCCCCGGCCCACGACCCTCACCGACGTGGGCATCCTGCGGGTCAAGGAGAGCGACCGGCTGGAGGGGATCCGCGCGTTGGTGGCGGCCTACGGCGGCACCGCGGAGCTGTCGGCCGGAGCCGACAGTGAGACGCTGCGCATCCTCCCGCCCAGGACGAAGCCCGCGCGCTTCGCCATGGACAGCCGGGGCGACCACCGCCTGGCGATGTCAGCGGCCACCCTGTGTGTGCTGTCCGGGGTGCCTCTGGAGCTGACGGGGCCGGAGTGCGTGGAGAAGAGCTTTCCGGGCTTCTGGCGGCAGCTCGCGCGCTCCGGGGTCCGCTATTCCTGA
- a CDS encoding shikimate kinase, with product MSAPSVEARRLLVSQVVASVDPRLQQALQGALSAPGPCPRPAGAQTVVIAGHRAAGKTRLLPLVSKLLGRPGLDLDAELERRHGRPLRSWVAESPTTFRAAERETLGLLPAGSVVAVGGGFLSHHPDALAGHFTLVVPVTFDTYRERLMADTTRPRLRADVSLEEELHSLFHEREALHARVPTIALADFLRGCLVQEPA from the coding sequence ATGTCGGCACCGTCCGTTGAGGCCCGGCGGCTCCTCGTCTCGCAAGTCGTCGCGTCGGTAGACCCCAGACTCCAGCAGGCGCTCCAGGGGGCCCTCTCGGCCCCGGGGCCCTGCCCCCGCCCGGCGGGAGCGCAGACCGTCGTCATCGCCGGACACCGCGCCGCGGGGAAGACCCGCCTGCTGCCGCTCGTCTCGAAGCTGCTCGGGCGGCCCGGCCTGGACCTGGACGCGGAGCTGGAGCGCCGGCACGGGCGCCCGCTCCGCTCCTGGGTCGCGGAGTCCCCCACCACCTTCCGCGCCGCCGAGCGCGAGACGCTGGGCCTGCTTCCCGCGGGCAGCGTGGTGGCGGTGGGCGGCGGCTTCCTGTCGCATCATCCGGACGCGCTCGCCGGGCACTTCACGCTCGTCGTCCCCGTCACCTTCGACACGTACCGCGAGCGGCTGATGGCGGACACGACGCGCCCCCGGCTGCGCGCGGACGTGTCGCTGGAGGAGGAGCTGCACTCGCTGTTCCATGAACGCGAGGCGCTGCACGCCCGCGTCCCCACCATCGCCCTGGCGGACTTCCTCCGGGGCTGTCTGGTCCAGGAGCCCGCGTGA
- the ubiE gene encoding bifunctional demethylmenaquinone methyltransferase/2-methoxy-6-polyprenyl-1,4-benzoquinol methylase UbiE produces MSTEVRQMFSSIATRYDVTNEVLSLGIHRLWRRSAVKLSGAKDGSHVLDCATGTGDLALAFKRKVGSTGRVVGTDFCPEMLESAPAKAAKAGLEVEFQVQDAMALTLPDNSFDVASISFGIRNVDDPVKCLQEMARVVRPGGRVVVLEFGQPTGPYGALFRFYSKTVMPAIGGLLTGNRAAYQYLPRTAAAFPAGERFLALMDQAGAYSERAAHPLLFGTAYVYVGTVR; encoded by the coding sequence ATGAGCACCGAAGTCCGTCAGATGTTCTCCTCCATCGCCACGCGCTACGACGTGACGAACGAAGTCCTCTCCCTCGGCATCCACCGGCTGTGGCGGCGCTCGGCGGTGAAGCTCAGCGGCGCGAAGGACGGCAGCCACGTGCTGGACTGCGCGACCGGCACGGGCGACCTGGCGCTGGCGTTCAAGCGCAAGGTGGGCTCCACGGGCCGCGTGGTGGGCACGGACTTCTGCCCGGAGATGCTGGAGAGCGCGCCGGCCAAGGCGGCCAAGGCGGGCCTGGAGGTGGAGTTCCAGGTGCAGGACGCCATGGCGCTCACCCTGCCGGACAACAGCTTCGACGTGGCGTCCATCTCCTTCGGCATCCGCAACGTGGATGATCCGGTGAAGTGCCTCCAGGAGATGGCGCGCGTGGTGCGCCCCGGCGGCCGCGTGGTGGTGCTGGAGTTCGGCCAGCCCACGGGCCCGTACGGCGCGCTGTTCCGCTTCTACAGCAAGACGGTGATGCCGGCGATCGGCGGCCTCCTGACGGGCAACCGCGCGGCGTACCAATACCTGCCCCGCACCGCCGCGGCCTTCCCCGCCGGCGAGCGCTTCCTCGCCCTGATGGACCAGGCCGGCGCCTACTCCGAGCGCGCCGCCCACCCCCTGCTGTTTGGAACCGCCTACGTCTATGTCGGCACCGTCCGTTGA
- a CDS encoding bifunctional nuclease family protein has protein sequence MKTSNRANFFVAPFTAVVLALGGALFLPAFGIPGAIAASGTAEGKKEKPCITEKGSDPKACSELVELEVKDVVPLMEAQTHAVVLTTKDGETVLPLFVDEGAAVSIAFRLAERPPPQPLSQDLLDDVVSKLGGKVTEVRIDDLRDNVYSGRVFLQQGKKELALDARPSDSIAMAMHSQARIRVTRKVLALAGITRAEIEALQKQQDLGVGGSGSGGEDMGPLPPPPPMGPSAGHPKPPSEDIGMDHSTRQQPLMEPMGKGQEIDL, from the coding sequence GTGAAAACGTCCAACCGCGCCAATTTCTTCGTCGCTCCGTTCACGGCCGTGGTGCTGGCGCTGGGGGGAGCGTTGTTCCTTCCCGCGTTCGGGATCCCCGGTGCCATCGCCGCCTCCGGGACGGCCGAAGGGAAGAAGGAGAAGCCCTGCATCACCGAGAAGGGCAGCGACCCCAAGGCCTGCTCGGAGCTGGTGGAGCTGGAAGTGAAGGACGTGGTGCCCTTGATGGAGGCGCAGACGCACGCCGTCGTGCTGACCACCAAGGACGGGGAGACGGTGCTCCCCCTCTTCGTGGACGAGGGCGCGGCGGTCTCCATCGCCTTCCGCCTCGCGGAACGTCCGCCCCCGCAGCCGCTGTCGCAGGACCTGCTGGACGACGTGGTGTCCAAGCTGGGCGGCAAGGTGACGGAGGTCCGCATCGACGACCTGCGCGACAACGTCTACTCCGGCCGCGTCTTCCTACAGCAGGGCAAGAAGGAGCTGGCGCTGGACGCGCGGCCTTCGGACTCCATCGCCATGGCCATGCACAGCCAGGCGCGCATCCGCGTGACGCGCAAGGTGCTGGCGCTGGCGGGCATCACCCGCGCGGAGATTGAAGCCCTCCAGAAGCAGCAGGACCTGGGCGTGGGTGGCAGCGGCTCCGGCGGAGAGGACATGGGTCCCCTGCCCCCGCCGCCTCCCATGGGCCCCAGCGCCGGCCACCCGAAGCCGCCGTCGGAGGACATCGGCATGGACCACTCCACCCGCCAGCAGCCGCTGATGGAGCCCATGGGCAAGGGCCAGGAGATTGATCTCTAG
- the aroF gene encoding 3-deoxy-7-phosphoheptulonate synthase has protein sequence MGAQQPDDPAGRRDPGAHRVLRAAHPSGTRIQVGGVEVGGPGFVVMAGPCAVEGAEQLELAARAVSQAGAHLLRGGVFKPRTSPYAFQGMGEPGLKLLVDAGRRHGLPIISEVMETEQLPLMAQHADILQVGARNMQNFGLLRALGRLRKPVLLKRGLSATVQEWLNAAEYILAGGNEQVLLCERGIRTFETSMRNTLDLAAVAWAKERTHLPVIVDPSHATGLPSLITPMSLAAAACGADGLLIEVHPRPEQALCDGQQAMSPGDFATLMQRLPGVLAAVDRHLYTPAGPAQIAGAR, from the coding sequence GTGGGAGCCCAGCAACCAGACGACCCAGCCGGGCGGCGTGACCCGGGTGCACACCGCGTCCTACGCGCAGCGCATCCTTCGGGCACCCGCATCCAGGTGGGGGGCGTGGAGGTGGGCGGGCCCGGCTTCGTGGTGATGGCGGGGCCGTGCGCGGTGGAGGGCGCGGAGCAGCTGGAGCTGGCGGCCCGCGCGGTGTCACAGGCGGGGGCGCACCTCTTGCGCGGGGGCGTGTTCAAGCCACGCACCAGTCCGTACGCGTTCCAGGGCATGGGAGAGCCGGGGCTGAAGCTGTTGGTGGACGCGGGCCGGCGTCACGGCCTGCCCATCATCAGCGAGGTGATGGAGACGGAGCAACTGCCCCTCATGGCGCAGCACGCGGACATCCTCCAGGTGGGCGCGCGGAACATGCAGAACTTCGGGCTGCTGCGCGCGCTGGGGCGGCTGCGCAAGCCGGTGCTGCTCAAGCGCGGGCTGTCCGCCACGGTGCAGGAGTGGCTCAACGCCGCCGAGTACATCCTGGCGGGCGGCAACGAGCAGGTGCTGCTGTGCGAGCGCGGCATCCGGACCTTTGAAACATCGATGCGAAACACGCTGGACCTGGCCGCGGTGGCGTGGGCGAAGGAGCGCACGCACCTGCCGGTCATCGTGGATCCGTCGCACGCCACGGGCCTCCCGTCGCTCATCACGCCCATGTCGCTGGCGGCGGCGGCCTGCGGGGCGGATGGTCTGTTGATTGAAGTCCACCCCCGGCCGGAGCAGGCGCTTTGTGATGGGCAGCAGGCCATGTCGCCCGGGGATTTCGCTACGTTGATGCAGCGGTTGCCCGGCGTGCTCGCCGCGGTGGACCGTCACCTCTACACGCCGGCGGGTCCGGCCCAGATCGCGGGGGCGCGATGA